A genomic window from Providencia alcalifaciens includes:
- a CDS encoding xanthine dehydrogenase family protein molybdopterin-binding subunit, producing MSGHISRRNFIKLGTIAGIAVMVGKLPFAIAMELDSDSPSTDWIGQNGKARFRWDGVEKVTGRKNFARDYRAKDIPGWPKKQSYAFMLKATEADKTFEGIDISMLGPNLQPDKVVLQEDLIRDGLNIPQDTSMGKGFYGTNILVPLGDTPPIIGHPVAILIYHDFDKYSAAQRMLRFATNTVKYGTVTGPKPPANYGAARYVRIGGDTPLSPSIFSPYQDSGIKGGFDGNTPIWPPYDPKHAISIPPVIRKDRGGGFIQALHQAEKSPDKQEKAMDYARQIEQEIAAARQNPDKFVIERHGFSQSIDPCAMEPDNCNTWYDAQTKTLHILTATQSPAGVVNAAAELSKHNKHFSVENIVLLTGSTVGYGSKDYSVFPFYSMVASFYADGLPVRMANDRYEQFQMGMKRHSIEMDVTIIGDKKTGKFDVLKGTYNCNGGGRENLSVAVSHVAVRGAQSIYYFPKSDLTALAMATPAVEAGSMRGFGSLQSMAVTELMVDEIAHNLNIDPIELRRRNAILEGYPNTQGGVIAGDPRNVEMLNLAEKHPIWVNREKNKIDYEAKNPGKLYGVGFAQVQQVYGSSGVPTILSLEFDENGKLTMRHCMQEIGTGGTTAQQVMVWQALSKAPDVVEFGVTEFAELPLKTSWADQKKQDELSKTDPYWTPALIPDMSSSSGVYYIGFGTRQAGHFLLENTLWPAAKSIWSEGPGGGAFNGLNVEFADIRVGPDGIGGGGMKPIPFDILAKRAHEMGLITGVAVHGYSSWQWARAEFDIPTVGLKNLPLDAISVRYGEGAPQELKKQMTTGGYHFIKRKIAYYPPTQRAKADPTTVTPASCLVELNVNTMTGEVDIMRHHMIMDPGTMIVPELVSGQIQGGTAMGIGHALMEELPLYEDGPGNGTWNFNRYVLPRAKDVAVWQQTIDYLPPLSETSPPKGMAELGMIPILPATSNALTHATGKRFYEFPITVDKIKKALS from the coding sequence ATGTCGGGTCATATTTCTAGACGTAACTTCATCAAACTAGGCACTATTGCGGGCATTGCAGTGATGGTGGGTAAACTCCCTTTTGCGATAGCAATGGAGCTCGATTCTGACTCTCCATCAACCGATTGGATAGGTCAAAATGGTAAAGCACGCTTTCGTTGGGATGGCGTTGAAAAGGTCACTGGCCGTAAAAATTTTGCTCGTGATTACCGCGCTAAAGACATCCCCGGCTGGCCTAAAAAACAAAGCTATGCCTTTATGTTAAAAGCAACAGAGGCAGATAAAACCTTTGAAGGCATTGATATTTCAATGTTAGGTCCAAATTTACAGCCTGATAAAGTTGTTTTACAAGAAGACCTTATCCGTGATGGCTTAAATATCCCTCAAGACACCAGTATGGGAAAAGGCTTCTATGGCACCAATATTTTAGTGCCCCTAGGGGATACTCCACCGATTATTGGCCACCCTGTTGCCATCTTGATTTATCATGATTTCGATAAATACAGCGCAGCGCAGCGGATGTTACGTTTTGCGACAAACACCGTAAAATATGGAACGGTGACTGGACCAAAACCACCCGCTAACTATGGTGCAGCGCGATACGTACGTATCGGTGGTGACACCCCACTTTCGCCTTCTATCTTTTCCCCTTATCAAGATTCAGGTATTAAAGGTGGGTTCGATGGCAATACACCTATTTGGCCACCTTATGACCCCAAACACGCCATTTCTATTCCACCAGTGATCCGTAAAGATCGTGGTGGTGGTTTTATTCAAGCCCTTCATCAAGCAGAAAAAAGCCCTGATAAACAAGAAAAAGCGATGGATTACGCACGGCAAATTGAACAAGAAATCGCAGCAGCTCGCCAGAATCCCGATAAGTTTGTGATTGAGCGCCATGGTTTTTCACAATCCATTGACCCTTGCGCAATGGAGCCTGATAACTGTAATACTTGGTATGACGCACAAACTAAAACACTGCATATTTTAACCGCAACACAGTCTCCTGCAGGAGTCGTCAACGCCGCAGCTGAGTTATCGAAGCACAACAAACATTTTTCTGTCGAGAACATTGTGTTATTAACCGGCTCTACCGTCGGTTATGGCTCAAAAGACTATTCGGTTTTTCCTTTCTACTCGATGGTCGCCAGTTTCTATGCTGATGGCTTACCTGTTCGCATGGCAAATGACCGCTATGAACAATTCCAAATGGGAATGAAACGCCACTCTATTGAGATGGATGTCACCATTATCGGTGATAAAAAAACGGGCAAATTTGATGTATTAAAAGGGACTTATAACTGTAATGGTGGAGGTCGTGAAAACCTCTCGGTTGCCGTATCACACGTTGCGGTACGGGGCGCCCAATCTATTTATTATTTCCCTAAATCTGACCTCACCGCTCTCGCCATGGCCACCCCGGCTGTCGAAGCTGGCTCAATGCGTGGCTTTGGTTCCTTACAGTCGATGGCAGTCACTGAATTGATGGTCGATGAAATCGCTCACAACCTCAATATTGACCCAATTGAACTGCGCCGCCGTAATGCCATATTAGAAGGTTATCCGAATACACAAGGTGGTGTAATAGCGGGAGACCCCCGCAATGTCGAAATGTTAAATCTTGCGGAAAAACACCCTATTTGGGTCAATCGTGAGAAAAATAAAATCGATTATGAAGCGAAAAACCCCGGTAAGTTATACGGCGTTGGCTTTGCGCAAGTGCAGCAAGTTTATGGTTCTAGCGGTGTTCCAACGATTCTTTCTCTTGAATTTGATGAGAATGGCAAGCTAACAATGCGCCATTGCATGCAAGAGATTGGTACCGGAGGCACAACCGCACAGCAAGTCATGGTGTGGCAAGCACTCAGCAAAGCCCCTGATGTCGTTGAATTTGGGGTAACTGAATTTGCAGAACTGCCACTCAAAACCAGTTGGGCAGATCAGAAAAAACAAGATGAACTGTCAAAAACTGATCCCTATTGGACACCTGCGCTGATCCCTGACATGAGTTCATCGAGCGGCGTTTATTACATTGGATTTGGTACACGCCAAGCGGGTCATTTTTTATTAGAAAATACCCTATGGCCCGCAGCCAAAAGCATTTGGAGTGAAGGCCCCGGCGGAGGTGCTTTCAATGGCTTAAATGTTGAATTTGCAGACATTCGTGTCGGGCCAGATGGTATTGGCGGCGGAGGAATGAAGCCCATTCCTTTTGATATTTTAGCCAAAAGAGCCCATGAGATGGGGCTCATCACCGGAGTCGCTGTTCACGGCTATTCAAGCTGGCAGTGGGCTCGCGCAGAGTTCGATATCCCAACTGTGGGCTTGAAAAATCTCCCTCTCGATGCAATATCCGTTCGTTATGGCGAGGGTGCTCCACAAGAACTGAAAAAGCAGATGACAACTGGCGGTTACCATTTTATTAAACGTAAAATTGCCTATTACCCACCAACACAACGCGCAAAAGCTGACCCAACTACGGTTACACCAGCTTCCTGCCTCGTCGAGCTCAACGTCAATACCATGACGGGTGAGGTCGATATCATGCGCCACCATATGATTATGGACCCCGGTACGATGATTGTCCCTGAATTGGTTTCAGGCCAAATTCAAGGGGGCACCGCGATGGGTATTGGCCACGCATTGATGGAAGAATTGCCACTGTATGAAGATGGGCCAGGTAATGGAACATGGAACTTTAATCGCTATGTTCTGCCACGCGCAAAAGATGTTGCTGTTTGGCAACAAACCATTGATTACTTACCTCCCCTATCAGAAACTTCGCCACCAAAAGGTATGGCAGAACTGGGAATGATCCCTATCTTACCTGCGACGAGTAACGCATTAACCCATGCGACAGGTAAGCGTTTCTATGAATTTCCTATCACGGTAGATAAAATTAAAAAGGCACTCTCATGA
- the ivy gene encoding Ivy family C-type lysozyme inhibitor, with the protein MLRKLTLIATLFIAANAHASNELTISKLASDANTKTAFLHVVKNNDLPSWILTGGTESPSKTVTLNGNEYQVATACKPHNCPAERIAIMYSKEKNVMAGVFSSNDEKNNTEDLLWFNITDDLSIDGKTVLFAALTGSLDNHPNDFNYN; encoded by the coding sequence ATGCTTAGAAAATTGACACTCATCGCAACCCTTTTCATCGCAGCCAATGCTCATGCTAGCAATGAGTTAACTATCAGTAAGTTAGCTAGTGATGCAAATACTAAAACAGCATTCCTTCACGTTGTAAAAAATAACGACCTCCCATCATGGATCTTAACTGGTGGTACTGAATCCCCATCAAAAACTGTAACTTTAAATGGTAATGAATACCAAGTAGCAACAGCGTGCAAACCTCACAATTGCCCAGCAGAGCGAATTGCGATTATGTACTCTAAAGAAAAAAATGTTATGGCCGGTGTATTCTCTTCAAATGATGAAAAGAACAATACTGAGGATTTACTCTGGTTTAATATCACCGATGACTTATCAATCGATGGGAAAACGGTTTTATTTGCAGCTCTTACGGGTAGCCTCGATAATCACCCTAATGACTTCAACTATAACTAA
- a CDS encoding (2Fe-2S)-binding protein: protein MKINNAVPIIERKPLTLTINGQKIGPIDVPVGMPMIEFLHEYLDLTGTHFGCGQGICHACTIMEIQPDGSTVESRTCIFGAHYFNNKNIVTIEGQAKLDEQGKVVELTPIQQAFIENFSFQCGYCAPGFVTGATVFLDKLKKNPVKRDQLEYAIEEALNEHICRCTGYVRYYEAVRKVALDTPGCVID, encoded by the coding sequence ATGAAAATCAACAATGCCGTTCCGATTATTGAGCGCAAGCCACTAACACTGACCATTAACGGCCAGAAAATTGGTCCTATTGACGTCCCTGTTGGGATGCCAATGATTGAGTTTTTACATGAATACCTTGACCTCACAGGCACCCACTTTGGTTGCGGGCAAGGGATCTGCCATGCTTGCACCATTATGGAAATTCAGCCCGATGGCTCAACGGTTGAAAGCCGTACCTGTATCTTTGGTGCCCATTATTTCAACAATAAAAATATTGTTACCATCGAAGGGCAAGCCAAACTGGATGAACAAGGCAAAGTCGTTGAATTAACGCCAATTCAACAAGCTTTTATCGAAAACTTTTCGTTCCAGTGTGGCTATTGCGCCCCCGGTTTCGTCACGGGTGCGACGGTATTTCTTGATAAACTGAAGAAAAACCCAGTGAAACGAGACCAACTCGAATATGCGATTGAAGAAGCTCTCAATGAGCATATTTGCCGTTGTACAGGCTATGTTCGCTATTATGAAGCTGTGAGGAAAGTCGCTCTCGACACTCCTGGCTGCGTGATCGACTAG
- a CDS encoding DUF465 domain-containing protein, giving the protein MFPEYRDLISQLRQSDPDFRALFNRHNQLDHEIARLEHPDRRGYGADVIELKKEKLRLKEEIHQILKNPPELS; this is encoded by the coding sequence ATGTTCCCAGAGTATCGTGATTTAATCTCGCAACTTCGTCAGTCAGATCCTGATTTTAGAGCTTTATTTAATAGGCATAATCAACTCGATCATGAAATAGCTAGACTGGAGCATCCAGACAGAAGAGGGTATGGCGCTGATGTTATAGAGTTAAAAAAAGAAAAACTTCGCCTCAAAGAAGAAATACATCAAATACTTAAAAATCCACCAGAACTGAGTTAA
- a CDS encoding helix-turn-helix domain-containing protein: protein MNEIKLNNLSLGQFIKKQRLARQMTVTEIAQAISVSERTYSRYEEGSSSIYVAHLIALSLVLNIELRTLLDAYLNPEQ from the coding sequence ATGAACGAAATAAAACTTAACAACCTCTCTTTAGGTCAATTCATCAAAAAACAGCGTCTCGCTCGTCAAATGACTGTCACCGAGATAGCCCAAGCCATTTCAGTTTCAGAGCGCACATACTCCCGATATGAAGAAGGTTCCTCGTCTATATATGTTGCGCATCTTATTGCACTAAGCTTAGTATTAAATATTGAACTTCGAACACTGCTCGACGCTTATTTAAACCCAGAACAATAA
- a CDS encoding carboxymuconolactone decarboxylase family protein, with the protein MNRASLSKSSPDAYNKLIEISNHIDQQAVLLGLEEGFIHLLKLRISQINGCAFCVRLHTQDAQKNNVSIDKIALVAVWEEADYFSEKEKAAFLLAESVNMVHAGHIPNDVYEKAAEYWNDEQLALIEWVSIIIGSFNRIAIASRYKVKP; encoded by the coding sequence ATGAACAGAGCGTCATTATCTAAAAGTTCTCCTGATGCGTATAACAAATTGATTGAGATTAGCAATCATATTGATCAGCAAGCAGTATTACTAGGATTGGAAGAAGGGTTTATTCATCTACTTAAATTGAGAATATCTCAGATTAATGGGTGTGCTTTTTGTGTGCGGCTTCATACTCAAGACGCTCAAAAAAATAATGTGAGCATTGATAAAATCGCCTTGGTCGCAGTGTGGGAAGAGGCTGACTATTTTTCAGAAAAAGAAAAGGCAGCGTTCTTGTTGGCTGAGTCAGTCAATATGGTTCATGCTGGGCATATACCTAATGATGTTTATGAAAAAGCGGCTGAATACTGGAACGATGAACAATTGGCATTAATTGAATGGGTATCTATCATCATTGGTTCTTTTAATCGCATTGCTATCGCGAGTCGTTACAAAGTGAAGCCGTAA
- the ttcA gene encoding tRNA 2-thiocytidine(32) synthetase TtcA codes for MNTQKEQYNLNKLQKRIRRDVGQAIADFNMIEEGDRIMVCLSGGKDSYTLLSILQSLQKSAPISFSLVAVNLDQKQPGFPEHILPAYLDELGVEYKIVEENTYGIVKEKIPEGKTTCSLCSRLRRGILYRTATELGATKIALGHHRDDILQTLFLNMFYGGKLKGMPPKLMSDDGKHIVIRPLAYCREKDIERFAEAKGFPIIPCNLCGSQPNLQRQVIKEMLRDWDKRYPGRIETMFRATQNVVSSHLCDTELFDFKNISHGDAVINGGDMAFDREELPAQPMVDEDDQPDYSADRLDVIEVK; via the coding sequence ATGAATACACAGAAAGAACAATACAACTTAAACAAACTCCAAAAAAGAATCCGCCGTGATGTTGGGCAAGCCATCGCCGATTTTAATATGATCGAAGAAGGCGACCGTATCATGGTCTGCCTGTCTGGGGGGAAAGATAGCTATACCCTGCTGTCTATTTTGCAAAGCCTGCAAAAAAGTGCCCCAATTTCATTCTCTTTGGTCGCTGTTAACTTAGACCAAAAACAACCAGGCTTCCCTGAACACATTTTGCCAGCTTACTTAGACGAACTCGGTGTTGAGTATAAAATTGTCGAAGAAAACACTTATGGCATCGTAAAAGAAAAAATTCCTGAAGGGAAAACTACCTGTTCCCTGTGCTCTCGTTTACGTCGCGGCATCTTATATCGTACCGCGACAGAGTTAGGCGCGACCAAAATTGCACTCGGTCATCACCGTGACGATATTTTACAGACCCTGTTTTTAAACATGTTCTACGGCGGTAAATTAAAAGGCATGCCACCAAAATTGATGAGTGACGATGGTAAGCACATTGTTATCCGCCCTCTCGCCTATTGCCGCGAAAAAGATATTGAGCGTTTTGCTGAAGCAAAAGGATTCCCTATCATCCCTTGTAACTTGTGTGGATCTCAGCCTAATTTACAGCGCCAAGTCATTAAAGAGATGCTGCGTGATTGGGATAAGCGTTACCCTGGGCGTATTGAAACCATGTTTAGAGCAACTCAGAACGTCGTATCATCTCACTTATGTGATACTGAACTATTTGATTTTAAAAATATTTCACATGGCGATGCAGTGATCAACGGTGGCGATATGGCTTTTGACCGCGAAGAATTGCCTGCTCAGCCAATGGTTGATGAAGATGATCAGCCAGACTACAGTGCTGACCGCTTAGATGTGATTGAAGTTAAGTAA
- a CDS encoding Hsp20 family protein translates to MSNIRSFSLFPALSDNMLSSRFDQMDRLFSQLTGNRPLTSEHPYNLKQINESNYQLTVSVPGYKEDDLSVSLKGGKLYVQGEQSTELVNDSEKWIHQGITQNKFSLEFNLGKNVKIESAELSSGLLILNIEYEIPEEEKPRIIAIENKDKK, encoded by the coding sequence ATGTCTAACATTAGATCTTTTTCATTATTTCCAGCATTATCTGATAATATGCTTTCTAGCAGGTTTGACCAAATGGATCGTTTATTCAGCCAATTAACTGGTAACCGACCATTAACCTCAGAGCATCCATATAATTTAAAACAAATAAATGAATCAAATTATCAATTAACTGTCAGTGTTCCTGGTTATAAGGAGGATGATTTAAGCGTATCCTTAAAAGGTGGGAAACTTTATGTACAAGGTGAGCAATCAACTGAATTAGTTAATGATTCAGAGAAATGGATCCATCAAGGGATAACACAAAATAAGTTTTCTCTTGAATTTAATCTCGGTAAGAATGTAAAAATTGAAAGTGCGGAATTATCAAGCGGTTTGTTAATATTAAATATTGAATATGAAATCCCGGAAGAAGAGAAACCTCGAATTATAGCTATTGAAAATAAAGATAAAAAATAA
- the sra gene encoding stationary-phase-induced ribosome-associated protein has protein sequence MMVSNNQARRLLGMPFKLSRSKRNIQVSVIAKENARSLPEKLQDKPFVAVQKNKATEKKTYHSVSVFYPEYI, from the coding sequence ATGATGGTAAGTAATAACCAAGCTCGTCGTTTATTAGGGATGCCGTTCAAATTAAGTCGTTCTAAGCGTAATATTCAAGTTTCTGTGATTGCAAAGGAAAATGCTAGGTCTTTACCTGAAAAACTGCAAGATAAGCCATTTGTTGCGGTACAGAAAAATAAAGCCACAGAAAAGAAAACCTATCATTCTGTCAGCGTGTTTTATCCAGAATATATCTAA
- a CDS encoding DUF1161 domain-containing protein, giving the protein MKRRIIIATLITLFIPAIASASCESVVEEITQKIINNGVSEESFTITVVSNEEAASQQGTVVGNCSNETQKIIYTKK; this is encoded by the coding sequence ATGAAAAGAAGAATAATTATTGCTACATTAATAACATTATTTATTCCAGCCATTGCGAGTGCTTCATGCGAAAGCGTTGTTGAAGAAATTACGCAAAAAATTATTAACAATGGCGTGTCTGAAGAGAGCTTTACCATTACCGTCGTTTCAAATGAAGAAGCAGCCTCACAACAAGGTACTGTTGTAGGTAACTGTTCTAATGAAACACAAAAAATTATTTATACAAAAAAATAA
- a CDS encoding lipocalin family protein, which produces MQIKSVFMFVSMLLLNGCSVKVPDDITPVKHFEVSRYLGEWYEVARIDNRFEKGLSKVSANYSLRNDGGVKVVNRGWDSKGKKWKESIGKAYFVESTDIGALKVSFFGPFYGGYNIIKLDDDYQYSLVVGPNKDYLWVLSRTPTMPPERLDEYLSFASVNGFDRQRVLIFQ; this is translated from the coding sequence ATGCAGATAAAGTCGGTTTTTATGTTTGTAAGTATGCTGTTACTTAATGGGTGTAGTGTTAAAGTGCCAGATGACATCACACCTGTTAAGCATTTTGAAGTATCCCGTTATCTTGGTGAATGGTATGAAGTGGCTAGAATAGATAATCGATTTGAAAAGGGACTAAGTAAAGTTTCTGCAAACTATTCTCTACGCAATGATGGTGGTGTGAAGGTAGTCAACAGAGGATGGGATTCAAAAGGGAAAAAATGGAAAGAGAGTATAGGAAAGGCTTATTTTGTTGAATCTACGGATATAGGTGCCTTGAAAGTGTCTTTTTTCGGTCCTTTTTACGGCGGCTATAACATTATTAAGCTTGATGACGACTATCAGTATTCACTAGTGGTGGGGCCTAATAAAGATTACTTATGGGTATTATCGCGTACACCAACTATGCCGCCAGAACGTTTAGATGAATACCTTAGCTTTGCTAGCGTTAATGGTTTTGACAGACAAAGAGTATTGATATTTCAATAG
- a CDS encoding entericidin A/B family lipoprotein gives MLKKISFLICSLAVVFTLTACNTTKGVGEDIEAGGKAIQRIAQ, from the coding sequence ATGTTGAAAAAAATCAGTTTCCTCATTTGCTCATTAGCTGTTGTTTTCACATTAACTGCCTGTAACACCACTAAAGGTGTTGGTGAAGACATAGAGGCTGGAGGTAAGGCAATACAGAGAATAGCCCAGTAA
- a CDS encoding aspartate/glutamate racemase family protein, with amino-acid sequence MKTIGLIGGMSWESTQLYYQQINEGIKQKLGGLHSAKIILYSVDFAEVEHFQSHGQWDLAANHLAKAGMSLQAAGADFLVLCTNTMHKVAPQIEEKSNLPLLHIADATGEQIIQSGIKTIGLLGTAFTMEQAFYKDRLIDKFNLRVVTPNEADRKIVHDIIYNELCLGVISESSRTEYQRIMTSLVEQGAEGIILGCTEITLLVNEDDTSVPVFDTTAIHAQSAIKYALKNQ; translated from the coding sequence ATGAAGACGATTGGACTTATCGGGGGAATGAGCTGGGAATCCACCCAACTCTATTATCAGCAAATAAATGAAGGTATTAAGCAGAAACTTGGCGGGTTACATTCCGCTAAGATTATTTTATACAGCGTTGATTTTGCTGAAGTTGAACATTTTCAATCTCATGGTCAATGGGATCTTGCTGCTAACCATTTAGCGAAAGCAGGAATGAGCTTACAAGCTGCTGGCGCTGATTTTTTAGTTTTGTGTACAAATACGATGCACAAAGTTGCCCCCCAAATCGAAGAAAAATCCAACCTTCCTCTCCTTCACATTGCAGATGCAACAGGTGAACAAATAATACAATCAGGCATTAAAACTATTGGGTTGTTAGGTACTGCATTTACCATGGAGCAAGCTTTTTATAAAGATCGTCTGATTGATAAATTTAACTTAAGAGTAGTCACACCAAATGAGGCAGACAGAAAGATCGTTCACGATATTATCTATAATGAGCTGTGTTTAGGGGTTATCTCTGAGTCTTCACGAACTGAGTATCAACGCATTATGACATCACTTGTTGAACAAGGTGCCGAAGGTATTATTCTTGGATGTACTGAAATTACGTTGCTGGTAAATGAAGATGATACGTCCGTTCCCGTCTTTGATACCACCGCAATTCATGCGCAAAGTGCGATTAAATACGCACTAAAAAACCAATAA
- a CDS encoding cytochrome c: MAKSSSLRKSIYIIILLFIILMLAILFGAFRTSSIGPDLDKPLTSEEVAKLLPRGQELATAGDCFGCHSLPEGPLAAGGRAIGTPFGTIYSTNITPDKQFGIGNYTRADFHRALKDGIGKERGNLYPAMPFVFTHMTTSDDIDALYAYVMSLPPINVPNKENTGVFVLPVRPFMNFWTLLNFPKQNAPHDPQRSAEWNRGAYIVEGLAHCGACHSPRNLMMGVEFSRSLQGGEEAGLAIPDITAEALSKHGYDTASLRQFLLTGNAPQGSAFADMSTVTHFSTSQMNKSDVDDMAIYLMTDKQGKILGAKAPPAPLPEANSPDVGDVSQIMETGRLMYMSTCAGCHGITGEGVPNGIPALKGNAILAMDSPETFISVVLTGIPTTTFPNGQRMYAMPSFADDLTPQEMADLISWARAEWGGQGKPVTAEQVEKLKKAAQ, encoded by the coding sequence ATGGCTAAATCCAGCTCTCTACGTAAAAGCATTTATATTATTATCTTATTATTCATCATATTAATGCTTGCGATCCTATTTGGTGCTTTTCGTACCTCCAGTATCGGTCCTGATTTAGATAAACCGCTGACTTCAGAAGAAGTCGCCAAATTGCTGCCAAGAGGGCAAGAATTGGCAACTGCTGGAGATTGCTTTGGTTGTCACTCATTACCTGAAGGACCATTGGCGGCGGGTGGGCGTGCTATCGGAACCCCTTTTGGTACCATTTATTCCACAAATATCACACCTGATAAGCAATTTGGTATCGGTAACTATACCCGTGCTGATTTCCATCGTGCTTTGAAAGACGGAATTGGCAAAGAAAGAGGCAATCTCTACCCTGCCATGCCGTTTGTATTTACCCATATGACGACATCGGATGATATTGATGCCCTGTATGCTTATGTGATGTCACTTCCGCCAATCAATGTACCAAACAAAGAAAATACAGGTGTATTTGTCCTACCCGTTCGCCCATTTATGAACTTCTGGACTTTGCTCAATTTCCCTAAACAAAATGCGCCTCATGACCCACAACGTTCTGCCGAATGGAACCGAGGTGCTTATATTGTTGAAGGTCTAGCGCACTGTGGCGCTTGTCACTCACCACGTAATTTAATGATGGGTGTCGAGTTTTCACGGTCACTTCAAGGGGGTGAAGAAGCCGGTTTAGCGATCCCTGATATTACAGCCGAAGCGCTTTCCAAACATGGGTACGATACCGCCTCTTTGCGCCAATTCCTGCTTACAGGGAATGCTCCGCAAGGTTCTGCATTTGCAGATATGAGTACAGTGACTCATTTTTCTACTAGTCAGATGAATAAAAGCGATGTTGATGACATGGCAATTTATTTGATGACGGATAAACAAGGAAAAATACTTGGGGCCAAAGCTCCGCCTGCTCCATTGCCCGAGGCAAACTCACCAGACGTGGGTGATGTCAGCCAAATCATGGAAACAGGTCGCTTAATGTATATGTCTACCTGCGCAGGCTGCCACGGGATCACTGGAGAAGGTGTACCTAATGGCATTCCCGCGTTAAAAGGTAACGCCATCTTAGCTATGGATAGCCCCGAAACCTTTATCAGTGTCGTGTTAACGGGTATTCCAACCACCACTTTCCCTAATGGGCAGCGTATGTATGCTATGCCAAGCTTTGCCGATGATTTAACGCCACAAGAAATGGCAGATTTAATATCATGGGCGCGTGCCGAATGGGGAGGACAAGGTAAACCTGTCACCGCCGAACAAGTTGAAAAACTGAAAAAGGCGGCTCAGTAA
- the cspE gene encoding transcription antiterminator/RNA stability regulator CspE yields the protein MSNTMTGLVKWFNESKGFGFISPEDGSKDVFVHFSAIQSDSFKTLNEGQKVSFSVENGAKGPAAVNVVAL from the coding sequence ATGTCTAATACAATGACTGGTTTAGTAAAATGGTTTAACGAATCTAAAGGCTTTGGCTTTATTTCTCCTGAAGATGGAAGCAAAGATGTGTTTGTTCACTTTTCTGCAATCCAAAGCGATAGCTTCAAAACCCTTAACGAAGGGCAAAAAGTCAGCTTTTCGGTAGAAAATGGCGCAAAAGGTCCTGCTGCTGTTAATGTGGTCGCACTTTAA
- a CDS encoding MmcQ/YjbR family DNA-binding protein: protein MNKNELMEYIQSNYGAVAEYPWAKFPSYIIYRHKNNAKWFAAILTISSNRLYESESDEMVNIINLKSPPELVGSLRLKEGVYPAYHMNKEHWITIKLDSGFPEDELKALIDESYKLTAK from the coding sequence ATGAACAAAAATGAACTTATGGAGTATATCCAGAGTAATTATGGTGCTGTCGCTGAGTACCCATGGGCTAAGTTTCCTAGTTACATCATTTATAGGCATAAAAATAACGCAAAGTGGTTTGCTGCCATTCTGACGATTTCATCAAACAGATTATACGAAAGCGAGAGTGATGAGATGGTAAATATTATAAACCTCAAATCTCCTCCTGAATTAGTGGGTTCGTTGAGGTTAAAGGAAGGGGTATATCCAGCATATCACATGAATAAAGAGCACTGGATTACTATAAAGTTGGACAGTGGATTTCCTGAAGATGAGCTTAAAGCGTTGATTGATGAGAGTTACAAATTGACGGCAAAGTAA